A section of the Deinococcus aerolatus genome encodes:
- a CDS encoding ABC transporter ATP-binding protein — MTVVPREEAGGQRAGTPPLHVENLSRVYSSGEGQVQALAPFTHTFPPGMTAVVGPSGSGKSTLLNLLAGFDTPSTGHVAVGDVNLTTLSEPARADFRLAHYGFVFQNHNLVSILSAQENVEFPLTLAGLPPKERRARARELLALVGLEGRAGHLPNQLSGGEAQRVAIARALARDPGILLADEPTGNLDSKTGELVLSLLTGLAVQGRRVVLITHDLDVAALAQHRLSVRDGVVTAG; from the coding sequence ATGACTGTTGTTCCCAGAGAAGAAGCCGGGGGTCAGAGGGCCGGCACGCCGCCCCTGCACGTCGAGAACCTGTCGCGGGTGTACTCCAGCGGCGAGGGGCAGGTGCAGGCGCTGGCCCCCTTCACGCACACCTTTCCCCCCGGGATGACGGCGGTGGTGGGGCCGTCGGGCAGCGGCAAGAGCACGCTGCTAAATCTGCTGGCGGGCTTCGACACGCCCAGCACCGGGCACGTTGCGGTGGGTGACGTGAACCTGACCACCCTGTCGGAGCCGGCGCGGGCTGACTTCCGGCTGGCGCACTACGGCTTCGTGTTCCAGAACCACAATCTGGTCAGCATCCTCAGCGCGCAGGAGAACGTGGAGTTTCCGCTGACGCTGGCGGGCCTGCCACCGAAGGAACGCCGGGCGCGGGCGCGGGAGCTGCTGGCGCTGGTCGGGCTGGAGGGCCGCGCCGGGCACCTGCCCAACCAGCTGTCGGGCGGCGAGGCCCAGCGCGTCGCCATCGCCCGCGCCCTGGCACGTGACCCCGGCATCCTGCTGGCCGACGAGCCGACGGGAAACCTGGACAGCAAGACCGGTGAGCTGGTGCTCTCCCTGCTGACCGGTCTTGCTGTCCAGGGCCGCCGCGTGGTGCTGATCACGCATGACCTGGACGTGGCAGCCCTGGCCCAGCACCGCCTGAGCGTGCGCGACGGCGTGGTGACCGCAGGTTAG
- a CDS encoding DUF4127 family protein, with amino-acid sequence MLRPALLLSLLISAHAGAQILLPLDSRPATRVLPALIAGLGGGTPHVPPALLLGTAAQEANPALLAAWLGSQPTDGPLIASLDALAYGGLVQSRRSPLTAEQALARLKPLREWHARTRQPVYAFITLPREPDATDRTRNLAVVRAMLDWAEAGVFAELHVTWDDALPGSPAPAEGTALAREAADRGLTNVRVYPGADEVLSMLVARALAPQPRTVRVEYSDAVAATKVIRYEGIPLTQSAANHAAGSGFTVTQDAADLTLYVFNGGDPRTAALRVSALLRRGPVAVADVEKVNLGNSRLWADLATLRQHANLRALAAWGTPGNNLGAALAHAKLGLNGADPRRQDALLAREYANDVIYSTELRAALRRAVPEQDLDTPQGQAALLRLAQGYFPLRLGNEYVLKDAALPWGRSFEWDFDLKAR; translated from the coding sequence ATGTTGCGCCCTGCCCTCCTGCTGTCCCTGCTCATCAGCGCCCACGCTGGGGCGCAGATTCTGCTGCCGCTGGATTCACGGCCCGCGACGCGGGTGCTGCCGGCCCTGATCGCGGGCCTGGGCGGCGGCACGCCCCACGTTCCGCCCGCGCTGCTGCTGGGCACCGCGGCGCAGGAGGCCAACCCGGCGCTGCTGGCCGCGTGGCTGGGCAGTCAACCCACCGACGGTCCGCTGATCGCCTCGCTGGACGCCCTGGCCTACGGCGGGCTGGTGCAGTCGCGCCGCAGTCCGCTGACGGCAGAGCAGGCGCTGGCCCGGCTGAAGCCGCTGCGCGAATGGCACGCCCGCACCCGTCAGCCTGTGTACGCCTTCATCACGCTGCCGCGCGAGCCGGACGCCACGGACCGGACGCGCAATCTGGCGGTGGTGCGGGCCATGCTGGACTGGGCGGAGGCCGGCGTCTTTGCCGAGCTGCACGTGACCTGGGACGACGCCCTGCCCGGCAGCCCGGCCCCGGCGGAGGGCACGGCACTGGCCAGGGAGGCGGCCGATCGGGGCCTGACGAACGTGCGCGTCTACCCCGGCGCGGACGAGGTCCTGTCCATGCTGGTGGCCCGCGCGCTGGCCCCGCAGCCCAGAACCGTGCGGGTGGAATACAGCGACGCGGTGGCCGCCACCAAGGTCATCCGCTACGAGGGCATTCCGCTGACCCAGAGCGCGGCCAACCACGCGGCGGGCAGCGGCTTTACCGTCACGCAAGACGCCGCCGACCTGACCCTTTACGTGTTCAACGGCGGCGATCCCCGCACAGCCGCCCTGCGCGTCAGTGCCCTGCTGCGGCGCGGGCCGGTGGCGGTGGCGGACGTTGAGAAGGTCAACCTGGGCAACTCGCGGCTGTGGGCCGATCTGGCCACGCTGCGCCAGCACGCCAACCTGCGGGCGCTGGCCGCGTGGGGCACGCCCGGCAACAACCTCGGCGCGGCGCTGGCCCACGCCAAGCTGGGCCTGAACGGGGCCGATCCGCGGCGCCAGGACGCCCTGCTGGCCCGCGAGTACGCCAACGACGTGATCTACAGCACCGAACTGCGCGCCGCCCTTCGCCGGGCCGTGCCCGAACAAGACCTGGACACGCCGCAGGGCCAGGCCGCACTGCTGAGGCTGGCGCAGGGTTACTTTCCGCTGCGGCTCGGCAACGAGTACGTGCTGAAGGACGCTGCTCTGCCCTGGGGCCGCTCCTTCGAGTGGGACTTCGACCTGAAGGCACGGTAG
- a CDS encoding EAL domain-containing protein, which translates to MTSHIPPSPQCPQASPGVVTAGSEAGAPPSLLAALAGMVLGPVASARLFLTGQKGAFALSGAGSGLAVPLDLCRRAADLLAQRPAPADAPFDARNWYAQEPEPGAAQALIQAVHPQASACLAVAVAAQGVTYGTLHLDVLPQHLPAAPAGSPVPAPLLALAHAQAALLAAAVQRLDLQSDLNAAQREVNLLERAWQAMAHSGTQSELFERITRVVQEMMGVEHVAIGVLEGDVLVLREGAGHGHRNTRHPINMGVAGRVARSGQAALVPDVTQDPDYVTVVCGAVSEICVPLLDGTRVVGVLDVECESRVLGAQDLRPLQTLGNWLGQAMERERLHADTERQRRALDLLHRLRSSLGGGLDTAQGIQAVTRGLRETFGYSHVSVYLLDGNTLTLQGQVGYEAVIEQLPVDRGVMGRACRTAQVQWSPDLRQDPDAVLALHGITSEVCVPLLRDQQVVGVLNVETFGDSPVLGHWDTHLISSVGGYLQQLLERAWLHAQVKEREARYRMLAEYTNDLVCLHRPGGNFSYVSPSVHALLGYTAAQLIGTSPDDLLHPDDRGNLQLLGQNPGPPTLLRLRHQAGHYLHMEVSVSRIEGTGLTREAADGPGRYQYLSSSRDVTARQQAEARLQWAATHDSLTRLSNRDRLYSALEEQMALARRSGQPDYAVLYLDMDRFKVINDSLGHTAGDELLQAFARRLKACMDGALVARLGGDEFAVLMCGLPPGDLSRVEAAAARLQARLIAPFTVQGRSVQVSVSIGVAPGELHHRAPADILRDADLSMYRAKRDPSRPVMVFRPEMHVAALRQLQIEADLPQAARRGQMRLVYQPIVDLQSGVVGGYEALLRWQHPQLGTVSPGEFVPLAEELEMISDLGSFVLEEACRTFQSVSGGVTAGPDAPAAPALQVNVSTRQFLRPGFAQVVCRILDATGFPASRLHLEITESALILDLDEAARTLTELRALGVRIHIDDFGTGHSSLAFLHRFPVDGLKIDRAFIARLGEDQVSVKLVETVLLLARTLEVEVIAEGIETRMQRDHLTRMGCRWGQGYLFSRPLERADTLALLQADCGALAGPYG; encoded by the coding sequence ATGACCTCTCATATCCCCCCTTCCCCCCAGTGCCCACAGGCCAGTCCAGGCGTGGTCACAGCGGGGTCAGAGGCCGGGGCGCCGCCCAGCCTGCTGGCCGCACTGGCTGGGATGGTGCTGGGGCCGGTGGCGTCGGCGCGGCTGTTCCTGACGGGTCAGAAGGGGGCGTTCGCGCTGAGCGGCGCCGGGTCCGGTCTGGCCGTGCCGCTGGACCTGTGCCGACGCGCCGCCGACCTGCTGGCACAGCGGCCCGCCCCGGCGGACGCCCCGTTTGACGCCCGCAACTGGTATGCGCAGGAGCCGGAGCCGGGGGCCGCGCAGGCGCTGATCCAGGCGGTTCATCCGCAGGCGTCGGCCTGTCTGGCCGTGGCGGTGGCAGCGCAGGGCGTGACCTACGGCACGCTGCATCTGGACGTGCTGCCGCAGCATCTCCCGGCCGCGCCCGCCGGTTCGCCGGTGCCCGCGCCGCTGCTGGCACTGGCCCACGCCCAGGCGGCCCTGCTGGCGGCAGCGGTGCAGCGGCTGGACCTGCAAAGTGACCTGAACGCCGCACAGCGCGAGGTGAACCTGCTGGAACGGGCGTGGCAGGCGATGGCACACTCAGGCACCCAGAGCGAGCTGTTCGAGAGGATCACGCGGGTGGTCCAGGAGATGATGGGGGTGGAGCATGTCGCCATCGGCGTGCTAGAGGGCGATGTGCTGGTGTTGCGGGAAGGCGCCGGGCATGGCCACCGCAACACCCGCCATCCGATCAACATGGGCGTGGCTGGCCGGGTGGCCCGCAGCGGGCAGGCCGCGCTGGTGCCGGACGTGACCCAGGACCCCGATTACGTCACCGTCGTGTGCGGCGCGGTGAGTGAGATCTGCGTTCCATTGCTGGATGGCACGCGGGTGGTGGGGGTGCTGGACGTGGAGTGCGAATCGCGTGTGCTGGGAGCGCAGGACCTCCGGCCGCTGCAGACGCTGGGCAACTGGCTGGGGCAGGCCATGGAGCGCGAGCGCCTGCACGCCGATACCGAGCGGCAGCGCCGGGCGCTGGACCTGCTGCACCGCCTGCGCAGCTCGCTGGGCGGTGGGCTGGACACCGCCCAGGGCATCCAGGCCGTGACGCGGGGCCTGCGGGAGACGTTCGGGTACTCGCACGTCAGCGTATACCTGCTGGACGGAAACACGCTGACGCTGCAGGGCCAGGTGGGCTACGAAGCCGTGATCGAGCAGCTGCCGGTGGACCGTGGCGTGATGGGCCGAGCCTGCCGCACCGCGCAGGTGCAGTGGAGCCCGGACCTGCGCCAGGACCCCGACGCGGTGCTGGCCCTGCACGGCATCACCTCGGAGGTGTGCGTACCGCTGCTGCGCGATCAGCAGGTGGTGGGCGTGCTGAACGTGGAGACCTTTGGCGATTCACCGGTGCTGGGCCACTGGGACACACACCTGATCAGCTCGGTGGGCGGTTACCTGCAACAGCTGCTGGAACGCGCCTGGCTGCACGCGCAGGTCAAGGAACGCGAGGCCCGCTACCGGATGCTGGCCGAGTACACCAATGATCTGGTCTGCCTGCACCGCCCCGGCGGCAACTTCAGCTACGTCAGCCCCAGCGTCCACGCGCTGCTGGGGTATACGGCAGCGCAGCTGATAGGCACCTCGCCCGACGACCTGCTGCATCCGGACGACCGGGGCAACCTGCAACTTCTCGGTCAGAATCCGGGGCCGCCCACGCTGCTCAGGCTGCGTCACCAGGCGGGCCACTACCTGCACATGGAGGTCAGCGTCAGCCGCATCGAGGGTACGGGCCTGACCCGCGAGGCCGCCGACGGGCCGGGCCGCTACCAGTACCTGTCCTCGTCGCGGGACGTCACGGCCCGGCAGCAGGCCGAGGCGCGGCTGCAGTGGGCCGCCACCCACGACTCGCTGACCCGGCTGTCCAACCGCGACCGCCTGTACAGCGCGCTGGAAGAGCAGATGGCGCTGGCCCGCCGCAGCGGACAGCCGGACTACGCGGTGCTGTACCTGGACATGGACCGCTTCAAGGTCATCAACGACAGCCTGGGACACACTGCCGGCGACGAGCTGCTGCAGGCCTTTGCCCGGCGCCTGAAGGCCTGCATGGACGGCGCACTGGTGGCCCGGCTGGGCGGCGACGAGTTCGCCGTGCTGATGTGCGGGCTGCCGCCGGGTGACCTGTCACGGGTGGAGGCCGCCGCCGCCCGCCTTCAGGCCCGGCTGATCGCGCCGTTCACGGTGCAGGGCCGTTCGGTCCAGGTCAGCGTCAGCATCGGCGTCGCGCCGGGCGAGCTGCACCACCGGGCGCCCGCCGACATCCTGCGCGACGCGGACCTGAGCATGTACCGCGCCAAGCGTGACCCGTCCCGCCCGGTGATGGTGTTCCGGCCCGAGATGCACGTTGCGGCGCTGCGTCAGTTACAGATCGAGGCTGACCTGCCGCAGGCGGCCCGGCGCGGCCAGATGCGGCTAGTGTACCAGCCTATCGTGGATCTCCAGAGCGGCGTGGTCGGCGGCTACGAGGCGCTGCTACGCTGGCAACACCCGCAGCTGGGAACAGTCTCGCCGGGCGAGTTCGTGCCGCTGGCCGAGGAGCTGGAGATGATCTCGGACCTGGGCAGCTTCGTGCTGGAAGAGGCCTGCCGCACCTTCCAGTCGGTGTCCGGGGGCGTCACGGCCGGGCCGGATGCCCCTGCGGCCCCGGCGCTGCAGGTCAACGTGTCCACCCGGCAGTTTCTGCGCCCCGGCTTCGCCCAGGTGGTGTGCCGGATTCTGGATGCGACCGGCTTTCCTGCCTCACGCCTGCACCTGGAAATCACCGAGAGTGCCCTGATTCTGGATCTCGACGAGGCCGCCCGCACCCTGACCGAACTGCGCGCCCTGGGGGTCCGGATTCACATCGACGACTTCGGCACCGGGCACTCCAGCCTGGCGTTCCTGCACCGCTTTCCGGTGGACGGCCTGAAGATCGACCGCGCCTTTATCGCCCGGCTGGGCGAGGACCAGGTCAGTGTCAAGCTGGTGGAGACGGTCCTGCTGCTGGCCCGCACCCTGGAGGTGGAGGTGATCGCCGAGGGCATCGAGACGCGGATGCAGCGCGATCACCTGACCCGTATGGGCTGCCGCTGGGGCCAGGGCTACCTGTTCTCCCGGCCACTGGAACGCGCCGACACGCTGGCGCTGCTGCAGGCCGACTGCGGCGCGCTGGCCGGACCCTACGGCTGA
- a CDS encoding glucodextranase DOMON-like domain-containing protein, producing MLWLLLTTTLLTVPDPAGDARGDGGYILPRQPALTADALDLRSFSAAPQAGGMRFTVSLGQISNPWNAPSGFSAGVTDIFVKTGPGGQTALADTGLRARGGGWQYHLRVTGFGSTLVQATDEEGVTQSLAAPSVRIEGTGLVIDAAVPPGTHAYWVTSSVYTPLSAGGVLKPTGESGPGSLQTGRAGAATPVDVLAPDGDPRAFTDGTLAPVGQTRDRASLILAGLGGLGLLLTVLATMAIWRRS from the coding sequence GTGCTCTGGCTGCTGCTCACCACCACCCTGCTGACCGTACCCGATCCGGCGGGGGACGCGCGTGGGGACGGCGGTTACATCCTGCCGCGCCAGCCTGCCCTGACTGCGGACGCACTGGACCTGCGGTCGTTCAGCGCCGCGCCGCAGGCGGGCGGCATGCGCTTCACGGTCAGCCTCGGGCAGATCAGCAACCCGTGGAATGCGCCGTCGGGCTTCTCGGCGGGCGTCACCGATATCTTCGTCAAGACTGGTCCCGGTGGACAGACCGCCCTGGCCGACACCGGCCTGCGGGCGCGCGGCGGCGGCTGGCAGTACCACCTGCGGGTGACCGGCTTCGGCAGCACGCTGGTGCAGGCCACGGATGAGGAGGGCGTCACGCAGTCCCTGGCTGCGCCCAGCGTGCGCATCGAGGGCACGGGGCTGGTGATCGACGCGGCGGTTCCCCCCGGCACCCACGCGTACTGGGTCACCAGCAGCGTCTACACCCCGCTGTCGGCGGGTGGGGTGCTGAAACCCACCGGCGAGAGCGGTCCCGGCAGCCTGCAGACCGGGCGGGCCGGCGCCGCCACCCCCGTCGACGTACTGGCCCCGGACGGGGACCCCCGCGCGTTTACCGACGGCACGCTGGCCCCGGTGGGGCAGACCCGGGACCGCGCCAGCCTGATTCTGGCCGGACTGGGCGGGCTGGGTCTGTTGCTGACGGTGCTGGCCACGATGGCCATCTGGCGGCGCTCATGA
- the proB gene encoding glutamate 5-kinase, with product MRVVLKLGTSVLTAGGDRLSRPRLVDLMRGMVAARAAGHQVVLVSSGAVLAGWEALAFPPRDRTLAEKQLLAAVGQSRLMHLYATLAELYGVNVAQVLLTADDFRDRTRYLNARTTLEACLSRGVLPIINENDAVALEQIRVGDNDTLSAFVANLVDADLLVILTDAPGLYTADPRTDPDATLIPVVERVTPEVWARAGGAGSHRGTGGMHTKIQAAEIATRAGTPVVVAPGDAPDALARIVGGEALGTRFLAAGSRLEARKRWILAEVAPARVHLDDGAARAVTERGSSLLPAGIRRVEGEFVRGQTIRLIAPGGAEVARGLTRYASGDLGRIAGHHSREIEALLGFTYGPEAVHRDDLVRL from the coding sequence ATGCGCGTCGTCCTGAAACTTGGCACCAGCGTCCTGACGGCGGGGGGGGACCGCCTGAGCCGCCCTCGGCTGGTGGACCTGATGCGCGGCATGGTGGCGGCGCGGGCCGCCGGACATCAGGTGGTTCTGGTGAGCAGCGGGGCGGTGCTGGCCGGCTGGGAGGCGCTGGCCTTTCCGCCGCGTGACCGCACGCTGGCCGAGAAACAGCTGCTGGCGGCGGTGGGCCAGAGCCGCCTGATGCACCTGTACGCCACACTGGCCGAGCTGTACGGCGTGAATGTGGCGCAGGTGCTGCTGACCGCCGACGACTTCCGGGACCGCACCCGCTACCTGAACGCCCGCACCACCCTGGAGGCCTGTCTCAGCCGGGGCGTCCTGCCGATCATCAACGAGAACGACGCCGTGGCCCTGGAGCAGATCCGGGTGGGCGACAACGACACGCTGTCGGCCTTTGTGGCGAATCTGGTGGACGCGGACCTGCTGGTGATCCTGACCGACGCGCCGGGCCTGTACACGGCGGACCCGCGCACGGACCCCGATGCCACCCTGATTCCGGTGGTCGAGCGGGTGACCCCGGAGGTCTGGGCGCGGGCCGGGGGTGCGGGATCCCACCGCGGGACTGGCGGGATGCACACCAAGATCCAGGCCGCCGAAATCGCCACCCGCGCCGGCACGCCGGTGGTGGTTGCCCCCGGCGACGCGCCCGACGCGCTGGCCCGCATCGTGGGCGGCGAGGCGCTGGGCACGCGTTTTCTGGCCGCCGGCTCGCGCCTGGAAGCCCGCAAGCGCTGGATTCTGGCGGAGGTGGCCCCGGCCCGCGTGCATCTGGACGACGGCGCGGCGCGGGCCGTGACGGAGCGCGGCTCCAGCCTGCTGCCTGCCGGCATCCGGCGCGTGGAGGGCGAGTTCGTGCGCGGCCAGACCATCCGCCTGATCGCTCCTGGCGGCGCCGAGGTGGCGCGCGGACTGACGCGCTACGCCTCGGGCGATCTGGGCCGCATCGCCGGGCATCACTCGCGCGAGATCGAGGCGCTGCTGGGCTTCACCTACGGCCCGGAAGCAGTACACCGCGACGATCTGGTGCGGCTGTGA
- a CDS encoding metallophosphoesterase, producing the protein MTEPLLLSLPSPAAVALIGAPGAGRSSFAARHFQAAELVSGDFAPELERRLSQGELTVIDAPLTRPDERRRVLETARAHDLPAAAIVLDLPRQVLEQRAARLGRDVCAVLPGFGELRRTLGGLHKEGFRHVHVLRSLAEIDAAQVVRVPLPPDRRDLPGPFDFIGDVHGCLPELLELLESLGYAVNGLEVTPPAGRTAVFLGDLTDRGPDSAGVLRLVMGMAASGAALCVPGNHDEKLVRALDGKAVKATHGLDVTLAEIDAAGEAFGSEARAFIGRLPSHLVLDGGRVVAAHAGLPAQYHGRTSGRVRSFALYGDVDGTYDALGLPVRRDWAAGYSGPALVVYGHTPVAAPVWINRTVDIDTGCAFGGALTALRYPELEFVGVPARRQYVAPPRPLPLLGPGTGTPELR; encoded by the coding sequence ATGACCGAGCCCCTTCTTCTTTCCCTGCCCTCGCCCGCCGCCGTCGCCCTGATCGGCGCGCCCGGCGCCGGACGAAGCAGCTTTGCCGCCCGGCATTTTCAGGCCGCCGAGCTGGTGTCGGGCGATTTCGCGCCGGAGCTGGAGCGCCGGCTCTCGCAGGGCGAGCTGACCGTGATCGACGCCCCGCTGACCCGCCCGGACGAGCGGCGGCGCGTGCTGGAGACCGCCCGCGCCCACGACCTGCCCGCCGCCGCCATTGTCCTGGATCTGCCCCGGCAGGTGCTGGAGCAGCGGGCCGCGCGGCTGGGCCGCGACGTTTGCGCCGTCCTGCCCGGTTTCGGCGAGTTGCGCCGCACGCTGGGCGGCCTGCACAAGGAGGGGTTCCGCCACGTTCACGTGCTGCGTTCGCTGGCCGAAATCGACGCTGCCCAGGTGGTGCGCGTGCCGCTGCCCCCGGACCGCCGCGACCTGCCCGGCCCCTTCGACTTTATCGGCGACGTGCATGGCTGCCTGCCGGAGCTGCTGGAACTGCTGGAGAGCCTCGGTTACGCCGTTAACGGGCTGGAGGTCACCCCTCCGGCGGGCCGCACCGCCGTCTTTCTGGGTGACCTGACCGACCGGGGGCCGGACAGCGCAGGCGTATTGCGGCTGGTGATGGGCATGGCGGCGTCGGGCGCGGCGCTGTGCGTGCCGGGCAACCACGACGAGAAGCTGGTCCGCGCGCTGGACGGCAAGGCGGTGAAGGCCACCCACGGTCTGGACGTGACCCTGGCCGAAATCGACGCGGCGGGCGAGGCGTTTGGGAGCGAGGCCCGCGCTTTTATCGGCCGCCTGCCCAGCCATCTGGTGCTGGACGGCGGCCGGGTGGTGGCGGCGCACGCTGGCCTGCCGGCGCAGTACCACGGCCGCACGTCTGGCCGGGTGCGCAGCTTCGCGCTGTACGGCGATGTGGACGGCACCTACGACGCCCTGGGGCTGCCTGTGCGCCGCGACTGGGCCGCCGGGTACAGCGGTCCGGCGCTGGTGGTGTACGGCCATACCCCCGTCGCCGCCCCGGTCTGGATCAACCGCACGGTGGACATCGACACCGGCTGCGCCTTCGGCGGAGCACTCACCGCCCTGCGCTACCCGGAACTGGAGTTCGTGGGCGTGCCCGCACGGCGACAGTACGTGGCCCCGCCGCGCCCCCTGCCGCTGCTGGGGCCAGGAACGGGGACGCCGGAACTGCGCTAG
- a CDS encoding ABC transporter permease: MNWTDLWGLAWRGLTRRRVRTGLTALGITVAVASMVIFLSLGEGIRKVFVEQLGGIGPDIQVSLSGFTQGFAPQPNLPDKAVTDIQALAPELGIKTVTPVVMTIRGSLDVTQSVVLYGLPAAQGIGAVFPNSSAAQGRAFTPADEGQGVAVLGAKAAQNLNLGVGSTLNLNRRNRAEVVGVLAPESGLVDNFIFLPLSTLQRSEGAEGRVSLVAVKLDNPRQAREVATTLSERLDLEASTQSDFLSFVERALKISDAVRFGISLISLIVGGLAVANTVMMGVFERTREFGTLRAIGARPGFVRALVLSESLLLSLVGGVGGVLVGLVGIWGVNLYTQRLAGIDAAALTPRLVLLALGISLFLGLVSGLLPARTASRLNITEALGRV, encoded by the coding sequence ATGAACTGGACGGATTTGTGGGGACTGGCGTGGCGCGGGCTGACGCGGCGGCGGGTGCGGACCGGCCTGACCGCGCTGGGCATCACGGTGGCGGTGGCCAGCATGGTGATTTTCCTGTCGCTGGGCGAGGGCATCCGCAAGGTGTTCGTGGAGCAGCTCGGCGGCATCGGGCCGGACATTCAGGTGAGCCTCAGCGGCTTCACGCAGGGGTTTGCGCCGCAGCCCAACCTGCCCGACAAGGCGGTGACCGACATTCAGGCGCTGGCCCCGGAACTGGGCATCAAGACCGTGACCCCGGTGGTCATGACCATTCGCGGCAGCCTGGACGTAACGCAGAGCGTCGTACTCTACGGTCTGCCTGCCGCGCAGGGCATCGGGGCGGTGTTTCCCAACTCCAGTGCGGCGCAGGGCCGCGCCTTCACGCCTGCCGACGAGGGCCAGGGGGTGGCGGTGCTGGGGGCCAAGGCCGCGCAGAATCTGAACCTGGGGGTGGGCAGTACCCTCAACCTCAACCGCCGCAACCGGGCCGAGGTGGTGGGCGTGCTGGCCCCCGAATCCGGGCTGGTGGACAATTTCATCTTCCTGCCGCTGTCCACCCTGCAAAGGTCCGAGGGGGCCGAGGGCCGGGTGTCGCTGGTGGCGGTCAAGCTGGACAATCCCCGTCAGGCGCGTGAGGTGGCCACCACGCTCTCGGAGCGCCTGGATCTGGAAGCGTCCACCCAGTCGGACTTCCTGAGCTTCGTGGAGCGGGCGCTGAAGATCAGCGACGCGGTCAGATTTGGCATCTCGCTGATCTCGCTGATCGTGGGCGGGCTGGCGGTGGCGAACACGGTGATGATGGGCGTCTTCGAGCGCACCCGCGAGTTCGGCACGCTGCGGGCCATCGGGGCGCGGCCCGGCTTCGTGCGGGCGCTGGTCCTGAGCGAGTCGCTGCTGCTGTCACTGGTGGGCGGCGTGGGCGGCGTCCTGGTGGGGCTGGTGGGCATCTGGGGTGTCAACCTGTATACCCAGCGGCTGGCGGGCATCGACGCCGCCGCGCTGACGCCCCGGCTGGTGCTGCTGGCGCTGGGCATCAGCCTGTTTCTGGGTCTGGTGTCGGGCCTGCTGCCTGCCCGCACCGCCAGCCGCCTGAACATCACCGAAGCGCTGGGGAGGGTGTAA
- a CDS encoding DMT family transporter — MSVNAALPARPAVPAPLLILAAACLWGLLGIFGKDVQAAGVAPLEVAFWRALLGGALYALHALVTRSRLPRGRDLWVTAGFGIAGVSIFYGSYQLAVMAGGASLASVLLYTAPAFVALLGWAFLREKPGGREWLAIAGTLLGITLISLGGGQGVSVTPPALAFGLTAGFTYSLYYLYGKAFFSRYSTPALLGVALPVGALGLLPFVAPAGFATKSAAAWGGLGGIAVLSTYLAYLLYSAGLRRLDATRASVIASVEPVVAAGLAALLFGERLAALALLGAALVIGAALLLSVEKKTPARGR, encoded by the coding sequence ATGAGCGTGAACGCCGCCTTGCCGGCGCGCCCCGCCGTCCCGGCCCCGCTGCTGATTCTGGCCGCCGCGTGTCTGTGGGGACTGCTGGGAATTTTCGGCAAGGACGTGCAGGCCGCGGGGGTGGCCCCGCTGGAGGTGGCCTTCTGGCGGGCGCTGCTGGGCGGCGCGCTGTACGCCCTGCACGCGCTGGTCACCCGCAGCCGGCTGCCGCGTGGGCGGGACCTGTGGGTCACGGCGGGATTCGGGATTGCCGGGGTCAGCATCTTTTACGGCTCCTATCAGCTGGCCGTGATGGCGGGTGGGGCCAGCCTGGCCTCGGTGCTGCTGTACACCGCTCCGGCCTTTGTGGCGCTGCTGGGCTGGGCCTTTCTGCGCGAGAAACCCGGCGGGCGCGAGTGGCTGGCGATTGCCGGAACGCTGCTGGGCATCACCCTGATCAGCCTGGGCGGCGGGCAGGGCGTGAGCGTCACGCCGCCCGCGCTGGCCTTCGGACTGACGGCGGGCTTTACCTACAGCCTGTATTACCTGTACGGCAAGGCGTTCTTCAGCCGCTACAGCACCCCGGCGCTGCTGGGCGTGGCGCTGCCGGTGGGGGCGCTGGGCCTGCTGCCCTTCGTGGCCCCGGCGGGCTTTGCGACCAAGTCGGCGGCGGCGTGGGGCGGGCTGGGAGGCATAGCGGTGCTGTCCACCTATCTGGCGTATCTGCTGTACAGCGCGGGCCTGCGCCGGCTGGACGCCACCCGCGCCAGCGTGATCGCCAGCGTGGAGCCGGTGGTGGCGGCGGGTCTGGCGGCCCTGCTGTTCGGTGAGCGGCTGGCGGCCCTGGCACTGCTGGGCGCGGCGCTGGTCATTGGCGCGGCCCTGCTGCTGAGCGTGGAGAAAAAGACGCCGGCCCGAGGCCGCTAG
- a CDS encoding methyltransferase family protein has product MTFSSRLQRFRRRGGAFVAAQFVLMALVAGGGRRHNRVGAVQRAAGLVLLGLGGAVMVGSGRTLGRNLSALPEPPDTAQLVTSGLYGQVRHPIYSGILALGLGWALLRGSASALGWTAALAALFHFKSAREESALLARFPGYAAYRRRTKRFVPGVI; this is encoded by the coding sequence ATGACCTTTTCCAGCCGCCTTCAGCGCTTCCGCCGACGGGGCGGCGCTTTCGTCGCCGCGCAGTTCGTTCTGATGGCGCTGGTGGCCGGGGGCGGGCGGCGGCACAACCGCGTGGGCGCCGTCCAGAGGGCGGCGGGGCTGGTCCTGCTGGGCCTGGGCGGCGCGGTCATGGTGGGCAGCGGACGCACGCTGGGCCGCAACCTCAGTGCCCTGCCGGAGCCGCCTGACACGGCGCAGCTGGTCACGTCCGGGCTGTACGGTCAGGTGCGCCACCCGATCTACAGCGGCATTCTGGCGCTGGGACTGGGCTGGGCGCTGCTGCGGGGCAGTGCCAGCGCTCTGGGCTGGACGGCGGCCCTGGCCGCACTGTTTCACTTCAAATCTGCCCGCGAGGAATCGGCATTGCTGGCCCGTTTTCCAGGCTACGCCGCGTACCGCAGGCGGACGAAACGGTTTGTACCTGGAGTGATCTAG